The proteins below are encoded in one region of Balaenoptera ricei isolate mBalRic1 chromosome 6, mBalRic1.hap2, whole genome shotgun sequence:
- the SPATA31F3 gene encoding protein SPATA31F3: MLSPTFILWDVGYPLYTYGSIIIIALIIWQVRKNHQDLRLGPNRSCCWRHRKVRQRARDAASRARRLSREEAEKPWELLSVMRSQGWLPQEGSVRRLLCADPCCQTCNAVALEIQQLLWGETTLTTPTSSGTSQGSSCLEVLSMSSLSFEQSQDSPRSKELSLPSATRIVSQLTSQKSLTRLAARSATKSTTESASAVSIHEYWADHQQLRQECQGPEVPWDVRALSSSSLEEPRIPVNQQDKKKSNSKCVPEKQEAAEAGLGNKMKHFTHWINPKVKGQGHKESILLSKDEKVAKTKTKNVEKSPPPTKCPVKGAQSEKEEEGMAFFDALQCLDNEFQRHSLQSSQSWFLRLSCNSSKHCPQLTCATQPENPSHVSTLTSAEGTCLYKENTQSRKEEFIGSQTSASS, from the exons ATGTTGAGCCCTACCTTTATTCTGTGGGATGTTGGATATCCACTTTACACTTATGGCTCCATCATCATTATTGCATTAATTATTTGGCAAGTGAGAAAGAATCACCAAGATTTAAGATTGGGACCTAACAGGAGCTGCTGCTGG CGTCACCGAAAAGTCAGACAAAGGGCTAGAGATGCAGCATCAAGAG CTAGGAGACTTTCCCGGGAAGAAGCTGAGAAGCCGTGGGAGCTGCTCTCTGTCATGAGAAG CCAGGGCTGGCTTCCTCAGGAGGGGAGCGTGCGGCGGCTCCTGTGTGCAGATCCCTGCTGCCAAACCTGCAACGCTGTGGCTCTGGAGATTCAGCAGTTGCTATGGGGTGAGACCACCCTGACCACCCCTACTTCTTCGGGGACATCGCAGGGCTCCTCTTGCCTAGAGGTTTTGTCCATGTCTAGTCTCTCTTTTGAGCAGAGTCAGGATTCCCCGCGCTCCAAAGAGCTTTCGCTTCCATCAGCAACGCGTATAGTGTCACAACTAACAAGTCAGAAATCCTTAACCCGGTTAGCTGCCAGGTCAGCCACTAAGTCAACCACCGAGTCCGCCAGTGCAGTCAGCATCCACGAATACTGGGCGGACCACCAGCAGCTAAGGCAGGAATGTCAAGGGCCAGAGGTACCCTGGGACGTGAGAGCTCTGTCTTCTTCAAGCCTTGAAGAGCCTAGGATTCCTGTGAACCAGCAAGACAAGAAGAAGAGCAACTCCAAATGTGTTCCAGAGAAACAAG AAGCTGCAGAAGCTGGCTTGGGAAATAAGATGAAGCACTTTACACACTGGATTAACCCCAAGGTGAAAGGTCAAGGGCATAAGGAATCCATTCTCCTCTCTAAGGATGAGAAGGTGGCCAAAACCAAGACAAAAAATGTTGAGAAGAGTCCACCTCCCACCAAATGCCCTGTGAAGGGAGCTCAgtcagagaaggaggaggaaggcatGGCCTTCTTTGATGCCCTCCAGTGCCTAGACAATGAGTTCCAGCGACACTCCCTTCAGTCCAGCCAATCCTGGTTCCTGCGCCTTTCCTGCAACAGCTCCAAGCACTGTCCTCAGCTGACTTGTGCCACTCAGCCAGAAAATCCATCCCATGTCTCAACTCTCACCTCAGCAGAAGGCACTTGTCTATACAAGGAGAATACCCAGTCCAGGAAAGAGGAGTTCATAGGTTCCCAAACTTCTGCATCCTCCTGA